A DNA window from Andrena cerasifolii isolate SP2316 chromosome 16, iyAndCera1_principal, whole genome shotgun sequence contains the following coding sequences:
- the Nopp140 gene encoding nucleolar and coiled-body phosphoprotein 1 isoform X6: protein MASAEELNVSALVYDYLLKKDASLAKVFQKKTKAPTLPKGAPTIQDVFQHFQKTSPKKINAKAQAKDSSSESSSESEDEAPKKVPQVNGKAAANAAANNKQQATSSEDSSSEDEKPAAKVKPAVKTQSKAPPVKKKDSSDESSSEEEVQTPKAQPKAISTPKVAPVPQPQESSDDDSDSDNEVSKTNVTPKVIVKAAAGKKESVSKDSSESEEESPVKPVLKKPVASAVKTPTKKAQSDSDDSDDSSEEESVKPQPAVKATPVATPAKAAKKVEASKDDSDDSEDTPAAKAPVQKSTPHPVQEKKKLGKSAPQKTEAAKAGKGAKSMPLRQTVAEESSSEESSEEEEAPKKKPAPIVAVAKKVPAKMEESSSDDDSSEAEPPAKKPAPLTPAVAKKAPAKKAESSSDDDSSEEEEPPAKKLVPAKVAAPTKKAQSSSDDSDDSDENEKPAAKPAPKAAAKKAETSSEDSDESEDEKPAKTPASAPAKVAVKASAKRKSSSEDSEEDSSEDEKPKPAVAATKSSDSEESDSDEEEEKVPQQKTPAKSEKRKRKDIEEGEEEEEDEDKPPAKAQKNNYSNFVKANSSFNGDKQQKNSPFRRVKDDDVNVDPKLANNSFEAKRGARGSWGEKANLDLKFTRGKSFRHEKTKKKRGSYRGGQIDTSVNSIKFED, encoded by the exons ATGGCATCCGCTGAAGAATTGAACGTCTCTGCGCTTGTATACGACTATCTATTGAAGAAAGACGCGTCGTTGGCGAAGGTTTTCCAGAAGAAAACAAAGGCG CCCACACTACCGAAGGGGGCACCAACGATACAAGACGTATTCCAGCACTTTCAAAAGACATCCCCCAAGAAAATAAATGCAAAAGCACAAGCTAAAGATAGCAGCTCGGAATCTAGTTCAGAGAGCGAGGATGAAGCACCTAAGAAGGTCCCGCAAGTAAATGGCAAAGCTGCAGCTAATGCAGCGGCAAATAATAAGCAACAGGCAACTTCCTCGGAGGACAGCTCGAGCGAAGATGAAAAGCCAGCGGCAAAAGTTAAGCCAGCTGTTAAGACACAGTCAAAAGCGCCGCCTGTGAAGAAAAAAGACAGCTCAGATGAGAGCTCCTCCGAGGAGGAGGTACAAACGCCAAAAGCGCAACCAAAAGCGATCTCTACTCCGAAAGTAGCTCCAGTACCACAACCCCAAGAATCTTCGGATGATGACTCCGATTCTGATAACGAAGTGTCTAAAACTAATGTGACTCCTAAGGTAATCGTAAAAGCAGCAGCTGGCAAAAAAGAGTCTGTAAGCAAGGATAGTAGCGAAAGCGAAGAAGAGAGTCCAGTTAAGCCGGTGCTGAAGAAGCCTGTTGCATCAGCAGTAAAGACACCGACGAAAAAAGCGCAATCGGATAGCGATGATTCCGACGATTCCTCGGAAGAAGAGAGCGTGAAACCTCAGCCAGCAGTTAAAGCTACACCAGTCGCGACACCTGCAAAGGCTGCTAAAAAGGTAGAAGCTTCCAAGGACGATTCTGATGATTCAGAAGACACACCTGCTGCGAAAGCACCGGTTCAAAAATCAACTCCACACCCTGTCCAAGAGAAGAAGAAACTTGGGAAATCTGCTCCACAAAAGACAGAAGCGGCGAAGGCTGGAAAGGGCGCTAAGTCCATGCCCCTGAGGCAAACAGTCGCGGAAGAATCGTCCAGCGAAGAGAGtagcgaggaggaggaggcacCAAAAAAGAAACCTGCTCCTATTGTGGCAGTAGCAAAGAAAGTTCCTGCTAAGATGGAAGAGTCGTCCTCTGACGATGATAGCAGCGAAGCAGAACCACCAGCTAAAAAGCCTGCACCCCTGACACCAGCAGTTGCAAAGAAAGCTCCTGCTAAGAAGGCAGAGTCGTCCTCTGACGACGATAGCAGTGAAGAAGAGGAGCCTCCGGCTAAGAAACTTGTCCCTGCTAAGGTAGCAGCTCCAACTAAAAAAGCACAATCGTCCAGCGATGATTCCGATGATTCTGACGAAAATGAGAAACCAGCTGCGAAGCCTGCACCAAAAGCAGCAGCCAAAAAAGCAGAAACGAGTTCCGAGGACTCCGATGAATCCGAAGATGAGAAACCCGCGAAAACGCCGGCATCGGCACCCGCAAAGGTAGCGGTGAAAGCGAGCGCTAAGAGAAAATCGTCTAGCGAAGATTCGGAGGAGGACTCGTCGGAAGACGAGAAACCAAAGCCAGCAGTCGCCGCGACAAAAAGCTCCGACTCTGAGGAGAGCGATTCTgacgaagaggaagagaagGTACCGCAGCAAAAGACACCAGCCAAATCCGAAAAGAGGAAACGCAAAGATATAGAGGagggagaagaggaagaggaggacgaggatAAACCACCCGCGAAGGCTCAGAAAAACAACTACAGCAACTTCGTGAAGGCGAATAGCAGCTTCAATGGTGATAAG CAGCAAAAAAATTCTCCGTTCCGTCGGGTAAAGGACGACGACGTAAACGTGGACCCGAAATTGGCAAATAATTCTTTTGAGGCTAAG agGGGTGCTCGTGGCTCTTGGGGCGAGAAAGCGAATCTGGACCTCAAATTTACGAGAGGAAAGTCATTTCGTCAcgaaaagacgaagaaaaaacGCGGTAGCTACCGCGGCGGTCAAATAGATACTAGCGTCAATTCCATTAAGTTTGAGGATTGA
- the Nopp140 gene encoding nucleolar and coiled-body phosphoprotein 1 isoform X5, whose protein sequence is MASAEELNVSALVYDYLLKKDASLAKVFQKKTKAPTLPKGAPTIQDVFQHFQKTSPKKINAKAQAKDSSSESSSESEDEAPKKVPQVNGKAAANAAANNKQQATSSEDSSSEDEKPAAKVKPAVKTQSKAPPVKKKDSSDESSSEEEVQTPKAQPKAISTPKVAPVPQPQESSDDDSDSDNEVSKTNVTPKVIVKAAAGKKESVSKDSSESEEESPVKPVLKKPVASAVKTPTKKAQSDSDDSDDSSEEESVKPQPAVKATPVATPAKAAKKVEASKDDSDDSEDTPAAKAPVQKSTPHPVQEKKKLGKSAPQKTEAAKAGKGAKSMPLRQTVAEESSSEESSEEEEAPKKKPAPIVAVAKKVPAKMEESSSDDDSSEAEPPAKKPAPLTPAVAKKAPAKKAESSSDDDSSEEEEPPAKKLVPAKVAAPTKKAQSSSDDSDDSDENEKPAAKPAPKAAAKKAETSSEDSDESEDEKPAKTPASAPAKVAVKASAKRKSSSEDSEEDSSEDEKPKPAVAATKSSDSEESDSDEEEEKVPQQKTPAKSEKRKRKDIEEGEEEEEDEDKPPAKAQKNNYSNFVKANSSFNGDKQQQKNSPFRRVKDDDVNVDPKLANNSFEAKRGARGSWGEKANLDLKFTRGKSFRHEKTKKKRGSYRGGQIDTSVNSIKFED, encoded by the exons ATGGCATCCGCTGAAGAATTGAACGTCTCTGCGCTTGTATACGACTATCTATTGAAGAAAGACGCGTCGTTGGCGAAGGTTTTCCAGAAGAAAACAAAGGCG CCCACACTACCGAAGGGGGCACCAACGATACAAGACGTATTCCAGCACTTTCAAAAGACATCCCCCAAGAAAATAAATGCAAAAGCACAAGCTAAAGATAGCAGCTCGGAATCTAGTTCAGAGAGCGAGGATGAAGCACCTAAGAAGGTCCCGCAAGTAAATGGCAAAGCTGCAGCTAATGCAGCGGCAAATAATAAGCAACAGGCAACTTCCTCGGAGGACAGCTCGAGCGAAGATGAAAAGCCAGCGGCAAAAGTTAAGCCAGCTGTTAAGACACAGTCAAAAGCGCCGCCTGTGAAGAAAAAAGACAGCTCAGATGAGAGCTCCTCCGAGGAGGAGGTACAAACGCCAAAAGCGCAACCAAAAGCGATCTCTACTCCGAAAGTAGCTCCAGTACCACAACCCCAAGAATCTTCGGATGATGACTCCGATTCTGATAACGAAGTGTCTAAAACTAATGTGACTCCTAAGGTAATCGTAAAAGCAGCAGCTGGCAAAAAAGAGTCTGTAAGCAAGGATAGTAGCGAAAGCGAAGAAGAGAGTCCAGTTAAGCCGGTGCTGAAGAAGCCTGTTGCATCAGCAGTAAAGACACCGACGAAAAAAGCGCAATCGGATAGCGATGATTCCGACGATTCCTCGGAAGAAGAGAGCGTGAAACCTCAGCCAGCAGTTAAAGCTACACCAGTCGCGACACCTGCAAAGGCTGCTAAAAAGGTAGAAGCTTCCAAGGACGATTCTGATGATTCAGAAGACACACCTGCTGCGAAAGCACCGGTTCAAAAATCAACTCCACACCCTGTCCAAGAGAAGAAGAAACTTGGGAAATCTGCTCCACAAAAGACAGAAGCGGCGAAGGCTGGAAAGGGCGCTAAGTCCATGCCCCTGAGGCAAACAGTCGCGGAAGAATCGTCCAGCGAAGAGAGtagcgaggaggaggaggcacCAAAAAAGAAACCTGCTCCTATTGTGGCAGTAGCAAAGAAAGTTCCTGCTAAGATGGAAGAGTCGTCCTCTGACGATGATAGCAGCGAAGCAGAACCACCAGCTAAAAAGCCTGCACCCCTGACACCAGCAGTTGCAAAGAAAGCTCCTGCTAAGAAGGCAGAGTCGTCCTCTGACGACGATAGCAGTGAAGAAGAGGAGCCTCCGGCTAAGAAACTTGTCCCTGCTAAGGTAGCAGCTCCAACTAAAAAAGCACAATCGTCCAGCGATGATTCCGATGATTCTGACGAAAATGAGAAACCAGCTGCGAAGCCTGCACCAAAAGCAGCAGCCAAAAAAGCAGAAACGAGTTCCGAGGACTCCGATGAATCCGAAGATGAGAAACCCGCGAAAACGCCGGCATCGGCACCCGCAAAGGTAGCGGTGAAAGCGAGCGCTAAGAGAAAATCGTCTAGCGAAGATTCGGAGGAGGACTCGTCGGAAGACGAGAAACCAAAGCCAGCAGTCGCCGCGACAAAAAGCTCCGACTCTGAGGAGAGCGATTCTgacgaagaggaagagaagGTACCGCAGCAAAAGACACCAGCCAAATCCGAAAAGAGGAAACGCAAAGATATAGAGGagggagaagaggaagaggaggacgaggatAAACCACCCGCGAAGGCTCAGAAAAACAACTACAGCAACTTCGTGAAGGCGAATAGCAGCTTCAATGGTGATAAG CAGCAGCAAAAAAATTCTCCGTTCCGTCGGGTAAAGGACGACGACGTAAACGTGGACCCGAAATTGGCAAATAATTCTTTTGAGGCTAAG agGGGTGCTCGTGGCTCTTGGGGCGAGAAAGCGAATCTGGACCTCAAATTTACGAGAGGAAAGTCATTTCGTCAcgaaaagacgaagaaaaaacGCGGTAGCTACCGCGGCGGTCAAATAGATACTAGCGTCAATTCCATTAAGTTTGAGGATTGA
- the Nopp140 gene encoding nucleolar and coiled-body phosphoprotein 1 isoform X7 — translation MASAEELNVSALVYDYLLKKDASLAKVFQKKTKAPTLPKGAPTIQDVFQHFQKTSPKKINAKAQAKDSSSESSSESEDEAPKKVPQVNGKAAANAAANNKQQATSSEDSSSEDEKPAAKVKPAVKTQSKAPPVKKKDSSDESSSEEEVQTPKAQPKAISTPKVAPVPQPQESSDDDSDSDNEVSKTNVTPKVIVKAAAGKKESVSKDSSESEEESPVKPVLKKPVASAVKTPTKKAQSDSDDSDDSSEEESVKPQPAVKATPVATPAKAAKKVEASKDDSDDSEDTPAAKAPVQKSTPHPVQEKKKLGKSAPQKTEAAKAGKGAKSMPLRQTVAEESSSEESSEEEEAPKKKPAPIVAVAKKVPAKMEESSSDDDSSEAEPPAKKPAPLTPAVAKKAPAKKAESSSDDDSSEEEEPPAKKLVPAKVAAPTKKAQSSSDDSDDSDENEKPAAKPAPKAAAKKAETSSEDSDESEDEKPAKTPASAPAKVAVKASAKRKSSSEDSEEDSSEDEKPKPAVAATKSSDSEESDSDEEEEKVPQQKTPAKSEKRKRKDIEEGEEEEEDEDKPPAKAQKNNYSNFVKANSSFNGDKQKNSPFRRVKDDDVNVDPKLANNSFEAKRGARGSWGEKANLDLKFTRGKSFRHEKTKKKRGSYRGGQIDTSVNSIKFED, via the exons ATGGCATCCGCTGAAGAATTGAACGTCTCTGCGCTTGTATACGACTATCTATTGAAGAAAGACGCGTCGTTGGCGAAGGTTTTCCAGAAGAAAACAAAGGCG CCCACACTACCGAAGGGGGCACCAACGATACAAGACGTATTCCAGCACTTTCAAAAGACATCCCCCAAGAAAATAAATGCAAAAGCACAAGCTAAAGATAGCAGCTCGGAATCTAGTTCAGAGAGCGAGGATGAAGCACCTAAGAAGGTCCCGCAAGTAAATGGCAAAGCTGCAGCTAATGCAGCGGCAAATAATAAGCAACAGGCAACTTCCTCGGAGGACAGCTCGAGCGAAGATGAAAAGCCAGCGGCAAAAGTTAAGCCAGCTGTTAAGACACAGTCAAAAGCGCCGCCTGTGAAGAAAAAAGACAGCTCAGATGAGAGCTCCTCCGAGGAGGAGGTACAAACGCCAAAAGCGCAACCAAAAGCGATCTCTACTCCGAAAGTAGCTCCAGTACCACAACCCCAAGAATCTTCGGATGATGACTCCGATTCTGATAACGAAGTGTCTAAAACTAATGTGACTCCTAAGGTAATCGTAAAAGCAGCAGCTGGCAAAAAAGAGTCTGTAAGCAAGGATAGTAGCGAAAGCGAAGAAGAGAGTCCAGTTAAGCCGGTGCTGAAGAAGCCTGTTGCATCAGCAGTAAAGACACCGACGAAAAAAGCGCAATCGGATAGCGATGATTCCGACGATTCCTCGGAAGAAGAGAGCGTGAAACCTCAGCCAGCAGTTAAAGCTACACCAGTCGCGACACCTGCAAAGGCTGCTAAAAAGGTAGAAGCTTCCAAGGACGATTCTGATGATTCAGAAGACACACCTGCTGCGAAAGCACCGGTTCAAAAATCAACTCCACACCCTGTCCAAGAGAAGAAGAAACTTGGGAAATCTGCTCCACAAAAGACAGAAGCGGCGAAGGCTGGAAAGGGCGCTAAGTCCATGCCCCTGAGGCAAACAGTCGCGGAAGAATCGTCCAGCGAAGAGAGtagcgaggaggaggaggcacCAAAAAAGAAACCTGCTCCTATTGTGGCAGTAGCAAAGAAAGTTCCTGCTAAGATGGAAGAGTCGTCCTCTGACGATGATAGCAGCGAAGCAGAACCACCAGCTAAAAAGCCTGCACCCCTGACACCAGCAGTTGCAAAGAAAGCTCCTGCTAAGAAGGCAGAGTCGTCCTCTGACGACGATAGCAGTGAAGAAGAGGAGCCTCCGGCTAAGAAACTTGTCCCTGCTAAGGTAGCAGCTCCAACTAAAAAAGCACAATCGTCCAGCGATGATTCCGATGATTCTGACGAAAATGAGAAACCAGCTGCGAAGCCTGCACCAAAAGCAGCAGCCAAAAAAGCAGAAACGAGTTCCGAGGACTCCGATGAATCCGAAGATGAGAAACCCGCGAAAACGCCGGCATCGGCACCCGCAAAGGTAGCGGTGAAAGCGAGCGCTAAGAGAAAATCGTCTAGCGAAGATTCGGAGGAGGACTCGTCGGAAGACGAGAAACCAAAGCCAGCAGTCGCCGCGACAAAAAGCTCCGACTCTGAGGAGAGCGATTCTgacgaagaggaagagaagGTACCGCAGCAAAAGACACCAGCCAAATCCGAAAAGAGGAAACGCAAAGATATAGAGGagggagaagaggaagaggaggacgaggatAAACCACCCGCGAAGGCTCAGAAAAACAACTACAGCAACTTCGTGAAGGCGAATAGCAGCTTCAATGGTGATAAG CAAAAAAATTCTCCGTTCCGTCGGGTAAAGGACGACGACGTAAACGTGGACCCGAAATTGGCAAATAATTCTTTTGAGGCTAAG agGGGTGCTCGTGGCTCTTGGGGCGAGAAAGCGAATCTGGACCTCAAATTTACGAGAGGAAAGTCATTTCGTCAcgaaaagacgaagaaaaaacGCGGTAGCTACCGCGGCGGTCAAATAGATACTAGCGTCAATTCCATTAAGTTTGAGGATTGA